CATGGACTTGGTTGTCGGGGAAATGGAAGAAGCGGGAGTTCCTTGGAGCATGACACTTTCAAACACTGTTTTTCTGGCCCTTTTGAAGATGAAACATTTTAAGCACCTGAGAACTTTACTCTTGAGGCTGCCAGCCGAAGGATTGAAACCCGATATTGTGACTGTTGGGGTATTATTAGATGCAAACCGAATTGGTTTCGATGGATTTCCAATTTTAGATGCATGGAGAAGGCTGGGATTCCTCTACAGGGATGTGGAGATGGAAACCGACCCTCTGGTTCTCACTGCATTTGGTAAAGGGCATTTCTTGAGGAGTTGTGAAGATATCTACTACTCCTTTGAACTTGAAAACAGAGCAAAGACTAGGTGGACCTACAACACTCTTATTGATTCGGTATCAGAGCTGTGGAAGGCAGACTCTTTTAAAACCAGTAAATGCAGTGTGAAGTTATAATGTCCCTTCAAGGTTGATCtatgaaaattttggtacaGAGAGATTTTGAAAGGGACAGAATTCTTTTGCTTGAAACAGAGGATTCTGGAAAAGCACTTCCAGTAGCCGCTTCAGAAAATCGATTGCAAATTGCTTTATTCATGATCAAGATAATCAACCACGAGGctccaaaaattggaaatcaGCACAATCTACCTGAGTTATCATGGACATTAGGAAGGCAAAAATTTGTGGATTGGCAGAAGTTGTATCTGTTCAATTCCACAGTGCTGATTAAATCCATTTGGAAGGACActcgagggaaaaaaaatggtatgTCACCTTTCTGAGTATTATAACTCCCTTAATCTTTTACATGTCTAGAGATTCAAAGCACGATTAGCTCCTCTTTGCATGTTGGTTTGGTTAGGAAATCTACCAGATAATACCTCGTTGAACGcgtttttcttttatctcttttgGGAGAACTAGCAACTGAAGTAGCTCTTTGCAGTACTAAATGCTTTCTGAAAAGTCCTCTATACCTGTGGCTATATAAGAAACTAAACACCAGGTAGGTACTCCGTGTTATCCCAATTCAACCACTCTTCCTCAAGATAAGTACAATTAGAATCCTAACTCTAAtttgaaattccaaaattcatttttaaacaaTATTTAATTGGAAGAAGGATGGTTGGTACAGTGAGATTGTGGAACTAATCATGCCTTTATGTGTATCGTTGAAGCTTGGTCACTTTCAGCTGGCTATCTTAGTCTTGAAAAAATTGCCGGTACCCACTATGTCAACGTCCTAATAGCCAATATTACACGTTTTTCTTGGGTTTAAGAAGGGACATGTTCTAAATAATATGGACTATAGTGAACTATGGTGAGCATAAATAAAATTCACAGATCTGGAAAACTATGACAACTCTACAATTACATATGTTTTTCTGAAAAGCGTtactcccttttcttttataatgtaTTTAATAACATAATCATGCACAGCAGTCTCATGGATTATGGATATCAAACTTCGTTTTTCATCTATATGGCAATTGATTTTATCCTagctaaaaagaaagagagaaaagcacctaattgaaatttccAATATACAAGATGGGTAATAAGTAACATTTATTGTCAATCCCTATTTTTGATGGCTTATTTATCGCATTGACACGTCCTATAAAATGGTCAAAGGACAGCCAACATGCAGACTTTGCATGTGAATTTACCATTATATCAATGTTTTAAGAGCAATGctgaaaaaaaaagtccaagtAGCACATACCTAAATAATACCATATTGGAtaaattctcaatttctataTCCAATCATAATCTAAATGCATATCCTTTGTGTGTAAAGATAGAATCATTTCTAACTCTTGCTAGCAAGGATAATATTAGTATATAGATTGACTCGTAAATGGTGTAACTGGGTTTGATGTAAAGGTGCATTCGAATAGTCAAATTGAATATGAATTAGAGAAAGTTAAggtagaaaattaattttgtaaccCTAGAAAGCCCAATCATCTAGCTTGACTAATATggaatgaaaaatgtgaaaacaTGCCAGAGAACCATATCCCATACTGACTAGGACATCTAATATACAAACTAGCTTATTTGGGACTTCTCCACAGAAATTAGCTTGGGTTAAGTCATTACCAACTCTCCCTCAGGCAGTGGTGAAGCAATGAGGAAGCGATGCCAACATTAAGCATACATAATTCAGGGCAGAAAGGAACAATCTGTATCATCATAGCTTGAGGTTTTAGATGATTTGTGGAATCTATCCATAGCATATCTTATGGTGTTCGGGTGTACTTCTCTCCAATTGACTTTTTCCATTGAGAAGTAATAACTCCTCACTAGACCTCTTAACATACCTTTTCTACTCTTGGCCATTCTGGACAATTGCGTTTTTTGGAAATAAGTGATATGCTGCATATCGTTTCTAAACCGTTAATTTTGAGAAACTAGAGATTTAAAGGCTTTTTCTATGGTGAATCTTTAAGATATGAATTGCTCCCCTTAAATTGTTTGTTGAACTCAAAAAGGTGGTAGCAGAAAATTTTCTTGGACATatggaaattattaaataaagtaTAATGTGTTAGTGTTATGGTTGAAAACCTGATGCTGTAATTGTTATGAGGTTGATGTACAGTCAGACCGTTTTCAAATACTAAGCATGATTACATAGAGTTGCTTTCTAAGTAAGGCTTGCCATGACGGTTCTCTTGATAAGTTAATATCCATCACAAACAGTCAACAGTTCCACTACTTACATTTAGCTTACTTTCTGTTTTGCAGTGCCTTAGCATCTAATCTGGATGAGATTAAAAAGAGGCACATTCTGATGTGTGAAGCTATACTGGGTAAGCAAGAAGTTGTTACTCTGGTTCTGGGGAACCCCTGCCTAGCTCTATTGGATACAACTCTAGGGTTGATAACCTTTTCTAACCATAGAAGTACATAGACTGTTTCCCTCTCGTGAGTACCCATGTCCTTTCCAAATACATAAGTTTCCAAGCTCCACTAATAAGGATGGTGAGCTGCAATCTCTATGCTTGTCACattgatttgattaaaattgaatgatttttcatttgagAAACCTCTAAACAATAATCCTTTTTTGGCCAATAGATTACACCACTTGTTTGAGACATTTGTTTATCTTGCATATCCTCCCTTGTGCAGTTATACCAGTTATCTTGCTCGTGGGACAATGGCCACCTGGAATAAGTTTATTAGCTGCATTGTTGAATTTACTAGGTAACTGGCAAATGGAACTAATAgccaagtttcatgaagattcTTATGTAAGTATCTTTAAGATATGATGGTTTTTCATTGATGGCAACTATTAGCAAGCAACCTTCGAGTTTTTCTTAAGGTGTTATTGGCATCTGAAAAGGTAATTTGGTCTTTTAACAAATTCCTCTAATTTGCTCTCCTCAATGGTTTTAGGAACATGCACCTCATTCAACACCTTCGAAAGTGCATTCTTATGTTTCTTTGAGGATCGAAATAAGTCCAATAAGGAAATATGCACGGTTATATTTCTCAGTTGATCCACCACGCCCATGCTGATTGCGAAGCGTATGATTGCCAAGGAGATCCCACGTGAGAGTCCCCTGATGTTCGTTGGCTTGGACCCTTCGAACACTTGTGATTTCCATATGGGAGAAAAGCGCCATACCACTGACAATTGTCTGGTACTGAAAGCCAAAGTTCAAGACCTCATGGATAATGGAGTGCTTTCATTGTGCAACAGAATTCCCTCCCTAATCGTGCTGGTGGGGTGAATCCCATATTGGGAGAGGCGTAACATGTTCCAAAGGTGTTTAAGATTGACTTTGCTGCGGTGTATGGTATACATATTCAACTGGGGCACTACCCAAGCAGGGACAAGCTCTCATTAGAGGAAAAGTTGGAGCATATCCAAAGGATGACTCCATTTGGCATTATTAGATGCATTGATGAGAAGGAGATAGTTGCTACCATGAATCCCGTTGTAAATGATTTGTCCACAAAAGACTCCTTTACACGCGTGGGCAGAGGTAGATAATGTAAGGCCACTAGTCATTGACCTCCTATCTGAAGAATCCTCTTGTATGGAGATGGAAGGAAGTGGAATGAAGCCTGTGGTCATCGAGCGGTCGCCTTTAGACAATGATCAGATGATTATCATGGAATTATCACTCCCTAGTGTTATGGAACTGAAGATGTTGATGCCGTGATTCAATCAGGATGATGTTACGCAATTGCCGAAGTTGTGGAGAAAAGGCCCACAAGCAAAGATGCAATACCCACGAAAATTTTCTCATTGGACTTATTTCATTTCTCAGAGGAACATGAGAATGCACTTTTGAAGGTGTTGAACGAGGTGCATGTTCCCGACACCATCGGCGAGAGTAAATTAGAGGAATTTGTTAGAAGAAAATCGCCTTTTCAGATGAGTGTTCCCGACAGCCATGCATAGGCTTTGTGTACTGGATCTGATATGTGGCGTCTCGAGTTTGGTTTGGCAGGTCGGTTAAGCCAGGTCAATAGAGGTGGATTGAGTGTAGTAGTCGATTTTGTTAAGCTTGCTGCAAAGCCTGGCATGCATCGTTGGTTATTGGCGAACAAGTGAGTTTCCTTGGTGTACTGGACTTGGAAAAACTGTCGCATATCTTTTGTTATGTAATGAATGCATTTGATCTCTTgttggaaaggaaaagaaaactttgTAAGTTATCTATGCTTTCCCTCCATTCTCTCTCCATGCCAAACTCAAAGGTTCTATGTTATTCTAACTTGTAAACTTAAGACAACCCTACTTGTAGAGtggcattttccaaataaatattGATTAGTTACTTAAGAGTTGATCATTTAAAAACAATCGAACAAAGGTCGGCAAGTATATCAAATAAGAGTGGATGACAAAAAATTAGTGGGTAACTTGATCATAAAGAAGAATTGATACGtcatttaaattaagattggtAATTAGACATGGAAGATGGTAAAATTGACCACTTTGGTATATTGCACGAATAATTGTTGCTAGGTTATTATGAAAGTTGGTAACTTTACAAAATACATCGTTATATAAGCTGGTAACTTAGAGACAACCAgatacattttaaaatttaataaaagggCCGTTAAATTACCGACAAATCatggaaagaaattttttgCTTACTCTTTTGAATAACAAAATATTGGAAACTGACTGACCTTTTCAGAAGTTCGTGTAGATACCTAACTTGATACTAAGGTTTTGACCCAAATTTGATGGAGAAGTTTACTTCGTCAAAAGTTCAATCGAGAAGCACAATTGAGTTCTGCTCATCAGGAGCTTcctattattttttggtaaagatcaGGAGCTTCCTATTATTTGTTCATGTTTCGTGCCACTTTTTCGATTTCGCaccacttttttttcttattttgatagATTGGTAATTTCAATTGAAGAGTTAAATATATTTCTACTTTGGAACGAAAAAAATTTCAGAcactttttcatattattttattataaatatttcgGGCAAGGTCGGGccattcaaattatttttgtaaaagcaGAGAAATATTCCACTAGCTATTTTTGCGGGGGTTTGGCGATGGACATATTAATTTTGTGATgcgtgattttttttctcttaatgtTTTTAGTTATTTAAACCTATCTTCACACTCCTCACATAATAAATATATTCGAATTAAATAGATATACCTAGCTACTCATATAGCAAGAACTcgaatatatattttattaagtgGAGCAAGGCTACCTAGCTAGAAGGACTGTTGGCCAAACCTAATTGGGCTCGAGGAAACCTGATTTGGCTCGTGAACATATTACATGTATTTTTGTTGATAGGTAGGCTCGAACGACAAGTCAAGTCAATTTGATAACTCGACTCAATCTGACCTTCCCATTGATCTCtaatatttcataaataagtagcgaatcaattaaattgaatatttaatcAAGCTAATTGATACGTAATTAATAATGAATTATAATTGATATGGGAGTACAAACTAACGATTTTGCACATATAAATACAGATTTGATACTTATCTTTTTATGCTTTTGCTTGGTCTTGTCAAATTTGTCACTCATTTGGCTTTCCCTTTTTTGGACTGATTTTGAGAATCGCACGCAAGACCGGCCTAGCAAATCGGAAATAAGGACGATTCTTGTTCTTCTATCATATCGTGTTGAAATAAGGGCATAACACAAGTATGTTCAACTTGAAAATGACATAGCTCAACAAGCATGATTATTGAACATGTCTAGTATCTACATGATATGAATGTTCTCTTAATTACAACTGCTTATATATTACTATGCCATAAATACATTTATGCACGATTAATCTCGTGTTAATACTTTTTAACACGTTTCTAAGTAACATGAGTAATTTCTCTTCACATTAATCTAAGACACGCTATTGAGTAAATTTTTCCTTATGTTCAACGACTCGTGTATCTACCGATATGTCTTTATCTGATTTTTATTACACCGACTTATATTCTCATAAATTTGAGGTGAGAAAAGTCGTACCGAATATAATACGGCATAgccatgtcatatcatgtgAAAAGACAAATCCCTTGATACCGGATTTAGTTGGTCTTACCGCGTCCCGTGCGGCAGGATCACGGGCCCTAATTTGGAATTGGATTCTCTTGCAAGATCGCGCACGTCTAAATTTCAGGATAAAATGTGATCCAACCTAAccaaagttgaaattgaaatcGGAACATCTCCCCTCACCAACCTTGTCTCCCCCCGCGCCCCGTACTTTTCTGGCGCACACGCGTCGTCGCGCTGTGGCCCGGGGCCGCGATCCCCTGCGCCGGCCCCCACCGTGCGCCGGCCCCCGCGCCCGCCACACCGTCGATGCGCCCCCCGGGTCTCGAGAACGTTCGAGGGCAGCACGTGTCGAGCATCCGGGGCGGGGGGCTGCGGGGCCCACCGCGTGGGGGGCGCGAGGCAGGGGATCGGGGCCCTCGACATTTAACGCGTGTTCATAGGGGGAGGCGctttttaagagagagagagagaaaagggggaggATTCTCTGAATTCCCGAATTTTCCTTCTTAAATacgagaaagaggagagagaattttcGCGAGAAACCTCGTGACGTTTTTGCCTTCCTCcgcgtttttccttttttttttttttcccgagaaAATCCGAAGCTCCTCCTCGATCGAGGGAAAATTCTGCCCCGCCCACCCGGGCCGCGGCGGCGATCGGTGATCGGAGGAGAGGAGGGCCGCGGCCGCGCCGCTCCGTCGCGAATAATGCTGTCGCTGCAGAGCGATCCCCGGCTGCACcagcagccgcagccgcagccgcagctgcaccaccaccagcaggagcagcagcagcagcagcagcagctccaATTGGCCGCGTTCAGCAATGACGCCTTGCCTCTCAAGCCCGATGCTGTCTCCTCTTCCCTGTCCAGCCTCAGGATCTCGCAGCCCCTGGACTCTCGCGAAGGTTCTCGATttctctgtctgtctctctcttcggGTTCTTTCGGGGGATTCGTCTTTGTTTTGGGGCGTTACTGTCCTTGCTCTCGGTGCGTTTTTAGGGTTTGGGATCGGAATTCTGTGCTCGATTTTTGGGAGATTCTCTTATGCGGGTTGCGCTatagcctcttttttttttttatctttttaatccTGAAAGGTTCCACCTTTTCTCCCCCGCGACAGCATGTCGATCAGCTTGAATCGTCATGCGTGCACCGATGTTGTGCCGTTTTTACGGTGATCATGCTTTGCCTTGTTCGATCTTTCGATTGccactggtttttttttttttaaacctgCTTGTCATGATTACTTGACGATCGCGAGGAAGAGTCGGAGGTCGGAATACGGTGCTAATACCTTTGATCTTCTTTTTAAATCGTTTCGAGTGATCCCTGGGCATGACGTCTTTTTGCTGCTTATATAATTCTGGTTATCAGTTCGAGTCTAGCTCGCGCAATTTCCATCGTTAACTTTGATAATGAGATCTCTCGTCATTGAGCGGAtgttccttttcatttctttgattgGGGAATTTACTCACTTGTGCTCCAAGGCTTCATAAGTTACAATATGGATCTGCAAGATGACTCGGTTTGGTTTCGGTGGTTATATGCCTTGGGACATGTATAAGGTCCAAGGCTGCGTGTGAAAGTGTTGACTTAGGAACCGGAAATGTATATCAAGTGATATGCATTATCTTTCTGAAATCTGTTTCTTCGGTAGTCTTAAGTTGCAGAAGGAGAATTCTGAGAAGATATCCAATCATTTGAGttgatttgtttataaaaaaaaagaaaaagcaggtAAGCTATTGATTCACTGCTTGCGAAATCAACTCGTGCAGAGTATTTTACATCTTCAAGTTAATATATGCTGTAAATAGAACTATCCAGCGATGGTGTTACCACTCGTGGCTAAAGAGACTTCTGATCTTATTGGGCATAGAGAAGATAGGCTGCACTATTGTACAAAAATTGTGTTTTAAGGTTTTCTGACGGTTGTTTAGAATTTCTGCTTCACAGGTATCTTGAGTAGCGATGCATGCAAATGCCTGGCATAAAATGATAAGTTTTGAGGGCTTTCAATTCGTGTCCTTTATTCATTCTCTCACTTTTTTTTGCTCATGAGGTTGAAAAAGGAAGCCCATGTAAAAGTTATGTTTTCTGGGTTCTTATATGGTATTTGAACCTCAGAATTTCTATTTATCTTGCCAAATGGGGGCACTGTACTGAGTTCAAACTTCCACAGAAAGCACCTTAGCATGTTTTTACTATTTAGTAGTGAGACTGCCGTTTTTCATCAAGGCGTGTTTGGTTTTCGTGTTTGTATGATGTGggctttatcttatttttttatgaatgtcGCTGCATTTTGTCCAAATTGTTTCTGAGCTTCCCTGTGGCTCTTTTGATGAATGAGTTAACATTTTGAATTGTGTCATTTATTTGTAGCAAATGAAGACATTCTAATAGCCCTTGCCCATCAGAAATATAAAGCTGGAAGCTATAAGCAGGCACTAGAGCACAGCCAGGCTGTTTATGAGAGAAACCCCCGACGGACTGATAACCTTCTTCTGCTTGGTGCAATATATTATCAGGTTGTTTCCAGAGTTCCACGTTTATTTTGATTCGATGATGAGATGACATTAGGTTGATGGACCTGATTTGGTGACTTGGTTTGAGTGTTGTAGCTGCATGATTTAGATATGTGCATAGCCAAGAATGAGGAAGCACTTCAGATTGATCCGCATTTTGCTGAGTGCTATGGAAATATGGCAAATGCATGGAAGGTAATGGAACAATAGCTTCGACAGTGCTAGGTACAGCTTTTAAGCTGGTTGGTTTATGTGGGTTTAGTTTGTGATGGTCTTTCCTCCATGTTTTCTTCCTCAGGAGAAGGGAAACATTGATGCTGCAATTCGTTACTACTTAATTGCTATCGAGGTTTGTATTCTGCTCAAAAGATTTCTTCTGACTAATGGGGTTCTTCTATTTTGacataagaaaaattttcctcTTATGATGTTCCTCCTATATTGAGTTTGAGATGTAGATTTGAATGTCCAGAAACACCAATAGATCGTTAAGATACTTAGTTACTTCCCAACTTGTTTGGACAATTTCTTTATAGTAAAAAGTATGGCCAAGAGGCATCTGAGATCTATTATTACTTTTTGGTATGGAGCGTCTAACCTTTGGTTTGGCGACTGTGCTAATTAGTGCTATAGATTTTAACAATTGTAAACGTATGACCAAGGGCCATGCCCCTTCTATAGGGCATTCTAAGTCTCATAATTTGTCTTGATGAATGATTCATCGGATTGATGATCTAATCTTAATTTGTTAAATAACATTTGCAGCTTCGACCCAATTTTGCTGATGCTTGGTCGAATTTAGGGAGTGCATACATGCGAAAAGGAAGATATAATGAGGCTGGACAGTGTTGTCGGCAGGCTTTGCAACTTAATCCACGCTTGGTATTATTACACTCTGATTGAGAAGCATACATTGGAATTTCCAGATGTTTTTAACTTTCCCTTTGCCTGCTTTTGCAGGTTGATGCTCAAAGTAATCTTGGAAATTTAATGAAAGCTCAGGGTTTAGTGCAAGAGGTGACATGACTTACGACTTTAATCACTTCTGTGATTTGCCTGTTCATGTGTTTTCTAGTTGTATTTTATTTGCCCATTCTTTCAATGGAGGTGGGAATGATGTTGGGACACTGATGCTTCTTAGAATTGGGAGTGACATTCAATGGAGTCGTTGCATGGATTGAATTTCTTATTGCTGTAGGAAACTGtacaaatgtgaaaaatataggtatataatttattaatagTGGGGGAAATGGTTATGATATTTCTTTTACTCAGTGTATCTTGCGGGAAGATATTGTGTATTTAATTCTTACTGAGTGGTTGAGGAGATGTATTGGTTATTAAATCTTTTGTGCAGTTTTAGGCATACAACCAAATTTTAGAATAGCTTGGTGAAATAGGAAAATATTGTCTTCATATGCTACGTTTAGTTGTTTCTGAGTAGTTCAGGAAGCATGTGTTGGTTATTGAATCTCGACTTCTGCATTTTCTGactatttttttcactttttaggCATTCAATTGTTACCTTGAGGCCATCCGTATACAACCAACTTTTGCAATCGCATGGTCAAATCTTGCTGGCCTTTTCATGGAGGCAGGGGATCTTAACAAGGCACTTCAGTATTATAAGGTTAGTAATCTGGTTGAATTTATTTCTCTTCATCTAAATTATATGCATTTTGCATTAGGAGTCCTTGAGTGTGCATTTGTATTTGTCAGGTGATGGCCTATAGTTAGATTTATTGTTTAATCAGTGATGAAGAAATGATCCAGTTGATCCAGTTGACTGGCTCTGTACAAAATTGACTTTCTGGAATGATGTTGATGTTCGCTTCTCATTGTGGTCGGGAGCGTTCTCATTGTGGTTCCTTTCTTTAACTGATTCAAAATCATAACCTTTATTTATAGGAAGCGGTGAAACTCAGACCAACATTTTCAGATGCCTACCTGAACCTTGGAAACGTCTATAAGGTAAGCTATCAATATTGTGCTAATGAGGTGGGGTAGCTGCAAAAGCCAGGACGAGTGTCTGGTGAAAAACAAGatctttcttttgccttttccagGCCTTGGGAATGCCTCAAGAGGCTATTATATGCTATCAGCGTGCTCTGCAGTCTCGACCAGATTATGCTATGGCATATGGTGAGTTTTTGCTTTGCTTATTTCCCTCATGTTCGTGTAAATATTGGTGGAAAATATGGAAGTGAGACATGCTGAAGTTGATTTCTTCGAGAGTGACCTCTCTAGTGCTTCAAAAAAGTCAAATAGTCAGGATACTGGAAAGCGCATGGCCTATGCTATAAAATTTGGGGGTATCAGTGATTTTTCCACATGTTAATAAGCTATTCAAAACTGAATTAGATATGTACGCATTTGAAACTATATTCATTAAATTGAATGGAACTTATTGATCTGTGAAATTTGATGGCGCAGGTAACTTGGCCAGTATTCATTATGAACAAGGTCAACTTGATTTGGCCATTCTCAATTATAAGCGAGCAATTACTTTTGACTCGAGTTTCTTGGAGGCATACAATAATTTGGTTTGTCATCTCTTCTCCGCGTTACTTTCAGATATGTAGGGTTTATCCTTGTGGTTAccctttttttcaattaatgcTTTCTTTTGCACGATTAGGGTAATGCTTTAAAAGATTCTGGGAAGGTTGAGGAAGCCATTAATTGCTATCGAGTAAGTTTTGAGAGTTTTTTTCCATTGGTTCCATGTTTTTGTATGTTTAACCATATCTGATCTCTTTATTCTACTCTGTGAAGCACTGTCTTTCTTTGCAACCTAACCATCCTCAAGCGCTGACAAATCTGGGGAACATATACATGgaatggtacttccatcacatTGATCATTTCTCCACTTGCCACTTGTTATTACCTATTGTCAACGTACTAGTTGGAACCTGTACTCATTGAGAAGTTGATTTTGTAGGAACATGTTAAGTGTTGCTGCGTCCTTTTATAAGGCTACCCTTACTGTGACAATGGGACTTTCTGCTCCTTTTAACAACTTGGCAATAATATATAAGCagcaggtctctctctctctctctctctctctctctctctctctctgtgcgcgcACTTACATAGAGGTCAAGGACATGATCTTTTTCAAAGGAAAGTGGTCTAATTTGTCTTTTATTGTCCTCCATCACAGGGTAACTATGCTGATGCAATCACATGCTACAATGAAGTTCTGAGAATTGATCCTATGGCAGCTGATGGACTTGTCAACCGAGGTAACACATACAAGGAGATTGGAAGGGTTAGTGAAGCCATTCAAGACTATATTCGTGCAATTAACATCAGACCCACAATGGCTGAGGCTCATGCAAATCTAGCATCAGCTTATAAGGACAGGTTTAGTATTTTGCTTACTTATGATTTCATTGAGACGTTTCTATAGCTATTAAAAGATTCTAATGGGTTTGCTGGGATTCAGTGGACATGTTGAACCAGCTATAAAAAGCTACAAGCAAGCACTAGCTCTTCGTCCTGATTTTCCAGAGGCAACTTGCAACCTTCTGCATACATTGCAGGTATTTAAGAACTCTACTCTCCTCTCATTTTGGCCCTTGGTTTTGTATATAGCAGTCGTGGCCAAAGTGAGACAAAAAATCTACACCTGGGGAACAGTTGCGCTTGCACCTGTCAATGGGGAAACTTTCATCTCTTTATTTGTGAATTGGTTAACTTTTATTCTTCCAATTCCTGACTAATAGGACTACTAAAAGATAATTTGGCGTTGATGTGATGGTCTGTAAGATGATTAGAGTTTTATAATCTCTTTTGCAACTGGATTCTTGTGTGATCTCTTCAATTTGATAGTGTCCATGGCTGAACTATCAGAACTTTTATAGGAATGAGGTATCCTGCAGTGATGAAAGATTGCGTGCTACTGTTCAAGTTTATGAGTTGTGTCCAGGAGGTTATTTATTCAATCACTGTGATTGGTTTTGTATGCTTTTACATCATTGATAATTGCCTAAAGAATGCAGTTTGGGCTTTAAGTATTTTCTGTGAGATTGTATTTGagatattaaatgaaaattcaatctGAGTGTAATCTGAGGAGTAGACACGTAATATTGAGATATTGTGGAGATAGTATGTAATCAGGTACATTTTTAGTTCCTGAGGAAGCTCAATTCTACCTTTTGTTAGAAATCTTCATGTTTAATGAAGTTTGCTTTGAAAGTCAATCTCTCT
This region of Eucalyptus grandis isolate ANBG69807.140 chromosome 8, ASM1654582v1, whole genome shotgun sequence genomic DNA includes:
- the LOC104428688 gene encoding probable UDP-N-acetylglucosamine--peptide N-acetylglucosaminyltransferase SEC, with the protein product MLSLQSDPRLHQQPQPQPQLHHHQQEQQQQQQQLQLAAFSNDALPLKPDAVSSSLSSLRISQPLDSREANEDILIALAHQKYKAGSYKQALEHSQAVYERNPRRTDNLLLLGAIYYQLHDLDMCIAKNEEALQIDPHFAECYGNMANAWKEKGNIDAAIRYYLIAIELRPNFADAWSNLGSAYMRKGRYNEAGQCCRQALQLNPRLVDAQSNLGNLMKAQGLVQEAFNCYLEAIRIQPTFAIAWSNLAGLFMEAGDLNKALQYYKEAVKLRPTFSDAYLNLGNVYKALGMPQEAIICYQRALQSRPDYAMAYGNLASIHYEQGQLDLAILNYKRAITFDSSFLEAYNNLGNALKDSGKVEEAINCYRHCLSLQPNHPQALTNLGNIYMEWNMLSVAASFYKATLTVTMGLSAPFNNLAIIYKQQGNYADAITCYNEVLRIDPMAADGLVNRGNTYKEIGRVSEAIQDYIRAINIRPTMAEAHANLASAYKDSGHVEPAIKSYKQALALRPDFPEATCNLLHTLQCVCDWEDREKKFSEVEGILRRQIKMSVIPSVQPFHAIAYPIDPMLALEISRKYAAYSALVASRYSLPSFNFPAQYPVKSDGGSGRLRVGYVSSDFGNHPLSHLMGSVFGMHGRENIEVFCYALSANDGTEWRLRTQSEAEHFIDVSSMTSDMIARLINDHKIQILVNLNGYTKGARNEIFAMQPAPIQISYMGFPGTTGASYINYLVTDEFVSPFHLSHIYSEKLVHLPHCYFVNDYKQKNREVLDSSCHPKRSDYGLPEDKFIFACFNQLYKMDPDIVNTWCNILKRVPNSALWLLRFPAAGETRLRNYATQRGVQPDQIIFTDVAMKNEHIKRSALADLFLDTPLCNAHTTGTDVLWAGLPMVTLPLEKMATRVAGSLCLATGVGEEMIVNSLKEYEEKAVSLALNRPKLEDLKSRLKAARLTCPLFDTTRWVRNLERAYFKMWNLHCSGQHPQPFKVTENDSEFPYNR